One segment of Sesamum indicum cultivar Zhongzhi No. 13 linkage group LG4, S_indicum_v1.0, whole genome shotgun sequence DNA contains the following:
- the LOC105161060 gene encoding transcription factor TFIIIB component B''-like, with the protein MGIDLDPLDDIFADEAVKNARAVGKFQPKSKFRPPRKDAAATSLSSSQAAQTIDPAQNESSDPLRTAKSSENVISGLDVVFNDDGGWHASIEKSGTENADIFIGLEALGDFLPHTTSDMAEGTIHPSEEVALNVHNHENTGGGPAPVLSSVGDSNHTCKVADVPTCHELSAAVDPLTAGEPIVSSSDGCGRMHVKELGREEMDIMDSINASEVTTNSGHRTGKFQPKPKLQMHEVICKPAESLSCSLGSQSFPPEISYTEKDFSPTFQQDDVLDLSSLGFTHTLPTEASSELPLNEESMNLTEMTQLDSGIPLECPPEIPAKLASRRAKIGRNKTQTASDPSQQQQKTSTSSQENEMGRSLRPRKSKTNFCELGDEVEDGVHASEEFSEECPVNSAAEEENVDNEEFQVESDSQMKKVKQKFEKPVRKRKETEASDKDAKPKKFSHSTRRRRVDKVLLATPEDEIDYQKVPLRDLILLAEHKEREMKKEEAAAGVTAKKQSNGNSSSRYNQEEAFTSEQNGEYNDGQGSPRIEESTICFNYHTHMDRTPSIRWSKQDTELFYEAVRQFGTDLSMIQQLFPDRTRRQVKLKYKKEERQHPLRLREALTNRTKDHSHFEKVIERLKQIAAEENQNADNDESIDLTGNEVDEGTLNAGDEEAKDEHIEEEVNEGVANDFAEVRSPSKSEDIEDDLFIWSQYKSG; encoded by the exons ATGGGTATTGATTTGGATCCGTTGGATGATATTTTTGCTGATGAAGCAGTGAAGAATG CACGGGCAGTAGGCAAGTTTCAGCCAAAGTCAAAGTTCCGACCGCCAAGAAAGGACGCAGCAGCAACTTCACTTTCTTCCTCACAAGCAGCCCAAACCATTGATCCTGCACAGAACGAATCAAGCGACCCTCTAAGGACTGCAAAGTCATCAGAAAACG TGATTTCAGGTCTGGATGTTGTGTTTAACGATGATGGAGGCTGGCATGCTTCCATTGAAAAGTCAGGGACAGAG AATGCTGACATATTTATTGGGTTGGAAGCACTTGGTGATTTTCTTCCTCACACCACTAGTGATATGG CAGAGGGCACTATCCATCCTTCAGAAGAAGTAGCTCTTAATGTTCATAACCATGAGAATACAGGAGGAGGGCCTGCTCCTGTTCTTTCTTCTGTTGGGGATTCAAACCACACATGTAAGGTGGCTGATGTTCCCACATGTCATGAATTGTCAGCGGCCGTAGATCCACTAACTGCTGGGGAGCCTATTGTTTCAAGTAGTGATGGATGTGGTCGCATGCATGTTAAAGAATTGGGAAGAGAG GAAATGGATATCATGGACTCTATTAATGCATCTGAGGTTACAACCAACTCTG GACATAGAACAGGAAAATTTCAGCcaaaaccaaaattacaaatgcatGAAGTGATATGTAAACCCGCTGAGTCGCTTTCTTGCTCACTTGGTTCACAATCTTTTCCACCTGAAATTAGTTATACGGAGAAGGATTTTAGTCCTACATTTCAACAGGATGATGTTCTTGATCTTTCATCCCTAGGATTCACTCATACCTTGCCAACTGAAGCGTCCTCTGAACTTCCTCTGAATGAAGAGTCTATGAATCTTACGGAGATGACCCAGTTGGATTCAGGCATTCCTCTGGAGTGTCCGCCTGAAATTCCTGCAAAACTT GCTTCTCGGCGTGCAAAGATAGGAAGGAATAAGACTCAAACAGCATCAGATCCTTCTCAACAGCAGCAAAAGACTTCGACATCCAGTCAGGAGAATGAAATGGGTAGATCATTACGGCCtagaaaaagcaaaacaaattTTTGTGAACTAGGAGATGAGGTGGAGGATGGAGTCCATGCTAGTGAGGAATTTTCTGAAGAATGTCCCGTCAATTCTGCTGCAGAGGAGGAAAATGTTGATAATGAGGAATTCCAAGTGGAAAGTGATTCACAAATGAAAAAGGTGAAGCAGAAGTTTGAAAAACCAGTCAGGAAGAGGAAGGAGACTGAAGCATCAGATAAGGATGCAAAGCCTAAAAAGTTCTCTCACTCTACTCGGCGAAGGCGAG TGGACAAGGTTTTGCTTGCAACTCCTGAAGATGAAATTGACTACCAAAAGGTTCCTCTTAGGGATTTGATTCTGCTGGCAGAGCACAAGGAGCGGGAGATG aaaaaagaagaggcgGCAGCAGGAGTAACAGCAAAAAAACAAag TAATGGTAATTCTTCAAGCCGATACAATCAAGAAGAGGCCTTTACTTCTGAACAAAATGGAGAATATAATGACGGACAAGGAAGCCCTAGGATTGAAGAGAGCACCATCTGCTTCAATTATCACACCCACATGGACAGAACACCCAGCATCAGATGGTCCAAACAGGACACAGAGTTGTTCTACGAG GCTGTGAGGCAGTTCGGGACCGATCTTTCTATGATACAACAACTTTTTCCTGATCGGACCCGGCGACAAGTAAAGctgaaatacaaaaaagaagaacgGCAGCATCCACTGAGGCTCCGTGAAGCTTTGACTAACCGTACGAAAG ATCATTCCCATTTTGAAAAGGTCATAGAACGCTTAAAGCAAATTGCCGCAGAAGAAAATCAGAATGCTGATAATGATGAATCAATAGATTTGACAGGCAATGAAGTGGATGAGGGGACTTTGAATGCTGGT GATGAAGAAGCCAAAGATGAGCACATTGAGGAAGAGGTGAATGAGGGTGTAGCAAATGACTTTGCTGAAGTTCGAAGCCCTTCAAAGTCGGAGGATATTGAAGATGATTTGTTCATATGGAGTCAATATAAGAGTGGATAA